The following proteins are co-located in the Oceanispirochaeta sp. M1 genome:
- a CDS encoding triphosphoribosyl-dephospho-CoA synthase: MEQLSSLAVSSMIREVELCPKPGLVDRLNNGAHRDMTPEIFYCSAKAIGPFFKEMLLSTSIDSPSEKVLPEIRPAGIRAEKAMFQATGGINTHKGQIFSLGVCLAAVNRVICQPEEAGINRISGVEILMEAGKICRGISEELKHSGPASSHGEKLYREGGYRGIRGEAESGFASVRLRALPRLKKLLKSGCTPEEASLETLILLYSFVEDSNVLHRCGTGGLKMLRHLSTSFLKEGGIRQQGAVCRLQGMNSIFTSMNISPGGCADLLALTLFVHSIEEAYEL, translated from the coding sequence ATGGAACAGCTCAGCTCTCTGGCAGTCTCATCTATGATCAGAGAAGTTGAGCTCTGTCCAAAACCGGGTCTTGTTGACAGACTGAACAATGGAGCTCATAGAGATATGACTCCTGAGATCTTTTACTGCAGTGCAAAGGCTATTGGACCTTTTTTTAAAGAAATGCTTCTCAGCACATCCATAGATTCTCCTTCTGAAAAGGTTCTCCCTGAAATCAGGCCTGCCGGGATCAGAGCCGAAAAGGCGATGTTTCAGGCAACAGGAGGTATCAATACTCACAAGGGGCAGATATTCTCACTGGGAGTCTGTCTGGCAGCTGTCAATAGAGTGATCTGTCAGCCAGAGGAAGCAGGAATCAACAGAATTTCAGGGGTTGAAATTCTTATGGAAGCCGGAAAAATATGCCGGGGTATCAGTGAAGAGCTGAAACACAGCGGCCCAGCCTCCAGTCATGGGGAAAAACTCTACCGTGAAGGGGGATACAGAGGTATCCGGGGCGAAGCAGAATCCGGATTTGCCTCAGTCCGCCTGAGGGCTCTGCCCCGTTTAAAAAAACTTCTGAAATCGGGCTGTACTCCTGAAGAAGCCTCCCTGGAAACCCTGATTCTTCTCTACAGCTTTGTAGAAGACAGCAACGTACTCCATAGATGTGGTACTGGCGGTCTGAAGATGCTGCGCCATCTATCCACTTCTTTTCTGAAAGAAGGAGGAATCAGACAGCAGGGCGCAGTATGCAGACTGCAGGGGATGAACTCAATCTTTACCAGTATGAATATTTCACCTGGGGGCTGTGCCGATTTACTGGCCCTTACACTCTTTGTCCATAGCATTGAAGAAGCCTATGAACTATAG
- a CDS encoding two-component regulator propeller domain-containing protein, which translates to MRISVFRIILISTLLLFLQEIFPQPTDYRFSQLTMEDGLSSNSVYCMTRDSEGYLWFGTFSGLNRYDGRNNTIFRPGRGDNDSISGSVIFSILEDSGGRIWVGTDGGGLNLFDKETHKFKAYLKNPEDPLSLPSNQVFAIEEDLNGRLWIGTAGGGLALYRGDEKFLILNEANSNLINDRIRTILCDNKNRLWIGTEKGLSLYDTRSGRFLNKSFIPGSEMLRESFIRSLYPDENDGIWIGTNQGLFHFDGESVRSVALPEKTSIRSITSDNGYLWLGTERSGIFILDFEKNSWKRLNEENSNISYNKIRSLYKDESGLIWAGTRGGGVNLFNPSSTLIKTYTAEAEAPYGLSNPHIRQMEERSDGSLWVATDGGGITVLDRKTSRMDWIDVNDRDRGSENDQIYSLLEDSQGRQWIGTDGSGLFMIPPGLSINDVVPIPLLNTEPGSPNRETVWFIHESREGSLWIGTEGSGLFRMKEGILTQYLHDPGKPEGLNGNAVRCIFEDSQNQIWVGTWDGGLNLYMKDLDEFKSFVRSPGKSGSLSDTSVNVIFEDQMNRLWIGTAGGGVNIFYPDDIFFRTISTREGLSGDNIYGILDDEEGNIWLSTDNGLSRVNLTDERIQNFSSADGLVGDEFSQNAYIKTKNGEFFWGGPGGISSFHPAALNFENPLTGHLQITALSIHNLPVKINQSVDGMVILDKDISLKESITLPYSANNLTIRYSLLSYIDPGKHQYTVQLKGLEDRPRFLGNNNEVSYASVPHGEYELEIKGSDHNGQNAVKALKIIVQAPFWMHLWFYFLTGLLLFLILGVIIWYRLRGLNKNNAQLRSFSMHMEQAREEERRGAARDYHDELGQQLTAMKFDLYWLNSHPESSENIRKEKITTLLEIVNDSIESVRSISTNLRPKALDNLTMEEALEWQSRRFRKRTGVSLDILIEMGGKPFTEENQEIKTAVFRIYQEILTNIIRHSAASKVEVRVVKEGGNLSLNVRDNGRGINKNTEKRDDSFGLIGMRERCRHFGGNFSIDNYPDGGTIVRINLPLKE; encoded by the coding sequence ATGAGAATTTCTGTATTCCGTATCATTCTCATTTCAACTCTGCTGCTCTTTCTACAGGAAATTTTCCCGCAACCCACTGACTACCGATTTTCACAGCTTACAATGGAAGATGGACTCTCGAGTAACTCTGTATATTGTATGACCCGTGATTCAGAAGGATATCTCTGGTTTGGAACTTTCAGCGGTCTGAATCGCTACGATGGTAGAAACAACACCATTTTCAGACCGGGAAGAGGTGATAATGACAGCATCAGCGGTTCTGTAATATTCAGTATTCTTGAAGACAGCGGCGGCCGAATCTGGGTAGGTACCGATGGCGGCGGCCTGAATCTCTTCGACAAGGAGACACATAAATTCAAAGCCTATTTAAAAAATCCTGAAGACCCGCTCAGTCTTCCGAGCAACCAGGTTTTCGCCATTGAGGAAGATCTTAACGGAAGGCTCTGGATCGGAACAGCAGGGGGAGGGCTTGCCCTGTACCGTGGTGATGAGAAATTTTTAATCCTCAATGAAGCAAATTCTAATCTGATAAACGACAGAATAAGAACAATCCTCTGTGACAATAAAAACAGACTATGGATAGGCACAGAGAAGGGACTCTCCCTATATGATACAAGAAGCGGCAGATTCTTAAACAAATCATTTATCCCGGGCAGTGAAATGCTTAGGGAGTCTTTTATCCGGAGCCTCTATCCTGATGAAAATGACGGAATCTGGATAGGAACGAATCAGGGACTCTTTCATTTTGATGGGGAGTCTGTCCGGTCTGTCGCGCTGCCGGAGAAGACCTCTATCCGCTCCATTACTTCTGACAACGGCTATCTGTGGCTGGGAACAGAACGCTCGGGTATTTTCATTCTGGACTTTGAAAAAAACAGTTGGAAGAGACTGAACGAAGAGAACAGCAACATCTCCTATAATAAGATTCGAAGCCTCTACAAAGACGAAAGCGGCCTGATCTGGGCAGGAACCAGAGGCGGCGGAGTCAACCTTTTCAACCCGTCCAGTACACTGATAAAAACATATACAGCCGAAGCTGAGGCACCCTACGGATTAAGCAATCCCCATATCAGACAGATGGAGGAACGCTCCGACGGTTCTCTGTGGGTAGCCACAGACGGAGGTGGCATAACTGTCCTGGATAGAAAAACGAGCAGAATGGATTGGATTGATGTTAATGACAGGGACAGAGGCTCTGAAAATGATCAGATCTATTCCCTGCTGGAAGACTCTCAGGGAAGGCAGTGGATAGGTACTGACGGCAGCGGCCTTTTCATGATCCCCCCGGGGCTCTCCATAAATGATGTTGTTCCGATCCCTCTTCTGAATACTGAACCAGGGTCTCCCAACCGGGAGACTGTCTGGTTTATCCATGAAAGCAGAGAAGGCAGTCTGTGGATAGGTACTGAAGGAAGCGGTTTATTCAGGATGAAAGAAGGGATACTGACACAATATCTGCATGATCCTGGAAAGCCCGAGGGACTGAATGGAAATGCCGTGCGCTGTATCTTCGAGGATTCACAAAATCAGATATGGGTGGGAACATGGGACGGCGGTCTCAATCTATATATGAAAGATCTGGATGAGTTTAAGAGTTTCGTCCGTTCTCCAGGTAAATCAGGAAGTCTCAGTGACACATCTGTGAATGTTATATTTGAAGATCAAATGAACCGTCTATGGATAGGTACAGCCGGCGGAGGAGTTAATATCTTCTACCCTGATGATATTTTTTTCCGGACAATTTCCACCAGAGAAGGACTCTCCGGAGACAATATTTATGGGATACTTGATGATGAAGAAGGAAATATTTGGCTCTCAACTGACAATGGTCTCTCCAGAGTTAATCTGACAGACGAAAGAATTCAAAACTTCAGCAGTGCCGATGGTCTTGTGGGTGATGAATTTTCACAGAATGCCTATATTAAGACAAAAAATGGTGAGTTCTTCTGGGGCGGTCCCGGAGGAATCAGCAGTTTTCACCCCGCAGCCTTAAACTTTGAAAACCCTCTGACAGGCCATCTCCAAATAACTGCTCTGAGTATTCATAATCTCCCTGTCAAAATTAACCAGAGTGTAGATGGTATGGTAATTCTCGATAAAGATATTTCGCTGAAAGAGAGCATAACCCTTCCCTATTCAGCTAATAACCTGACTATCAGATATTCACTGCTTTCTTATATTGATCCCGGCAAGCATCAATATACGGTTCAACTTAAAGGGCTGGAAGATCGCCCTCGTTTTCTGGGAAACAACAACGAGGTCAGTTATGCCTCCGTGCCTCATGGAGAATATGAGCTTGAAATAAAAGGGAGCGATCATAACGGACAGAACGCTGTAAAAGCGCTGAAAATAATTGTACAGGCCCCTTTCTGGATGCATCTCTGGTTCTATTTCCTTACAGGTCTCCTTTTATTTTTGATACTGGGAGTTATCATCTGGTATCGTCTTAGAGGACTTAATAAAAATAATGCCCAACTCAGAAGTTTTTCAATGCATATGGAACAGGCCAGAGAAGAGGAGCGGCGTGGTGCTGCCAGGGACTATCACGATGAACTGGGACAGCAGCTAACTGCCATGAAATTCGATCTCTATTGGCTAAACAGTCACCCTGAATCATCTGAAAATATAAGAAAGGAAAAGATCACAACCCTCCTGGAAATTGTCAATGATTCAATCGAGTCTGTACGCAGCATATCTACAAATCTCCGACCAAAAGCTCTGGATAACCTTACCATGGAAGAAGCGCTGGAATGGCAAAGCCGTCGATTCAGAAAAAGAACCGGGGTAAGCCTGGACATTCTGATCGAAATGGGAGGCAAGCCCTTTACTGAAGAGAACCAGGAAATAAAAACTGCCGTATTCAGAATATATCAGGAGATTCTAACCAATATAATCCGCCATTCCGCCGCTTCCAAAGTTGAAGTCCGGGTTGTGAAAGAGGGCGGAAATTTATCTCTCAATGTCAGAGATAATGGTAGAGGAATCAATAAGAATACAGAAAAAAGAGATGACTCATTCGGTCTAATTGGAATGAGAGAACGCTGCCGTCACTTCGGTGGAAACTTCAGTATTGACAACTATCCTGATGGTGGCACAATTGTTAGAATAAATCTCCCTTTAAAGGAATGA
- the citX gene encoding citrate lyase holo-[acyl-carrier protein] synthase — translation MNYSPVTLTEMLDAREMRSHHRQKLICLHKSALIQLSINSPGSEKNSSVITEIFSEGLRSILKKFDESIIEYNSETQSNTGPQAFIAIALPARKIKMKTSSIELSHPLGRLWDIDVYDVDKRLLSRKELGLPERLCYICREPAHVCSRSQRHTQEDLKAFILDIYQSYSDRIRIS, via the coding sequence ATGAACTATAGCCCTGTCACTCTCACAGAGATGCTGGATGCTCGTGAAATGCGCAGCCATCATAGACAGAAACTGATCTGTCTTCACAAATCAGCTCTGATACAGCTCAGTATCAACAGTCCGGGATCTGAAAAAAACAGCTCTGTAATAACTGAGATTTTTTCAGAAGGCCTTAGATCTATCCTGAAAAAGTTCGATGAGAGTATCATTGAATATAATTCCGAAACTCAGAGTAATACAGGCCCCCAGGCCTTTATTGCAATAGCCCTCCCTGCCAGGAAAATAAAGATGAAAACCAGCAGTATAGAATTGTCCCATCCCCTGGGAAGACTCTGGGACATTGATGTTTATGATGTAGATAAAAGGCTATTGTCCCGTAAAGAACTTGGTCTCCCTGAAAGACTGTGCTATATCTGCAGAGAACCAGCTCATGTGTGTTCCCGTTCCCAGCGTCACACCCAGGAAGATCTTAAGGCATTTATTCTGGATATTTATCAAAGCTATTCAGACAGAATTAGGATATCATAG